A single Gopherus flavomarginatus isolate rGopFla2 chromosome 24, rGopFla2.mat.asm, whole genome shotgun sequence DNA region contains:
- the PLEKHJ1 gene encoding pleckstrin homology domain-containing family J member 1 isoform X8 codes for MRYSERELLSLARQPAEKAAEILMRVPKKGSVLKKRLVKLVVNFLFYFRTDEAEPIGALLLEHCKITKEEENVFSISFIEEPDRKYSFECDTEEQCQEWIEALRRASYEFMRRSLIFYRNEIQKMTGKAFCCCI; via the exons ATGCGCTACAGCGAGCGGGAGCTGCTGTCCCTGGCGCGGCAGCCGGCGGAGAAGGCGGCGGAGATCCTGATGCGGGTGCCCAAGAAGGGGAGCG TGCTGAAGAAACGCCTTGTGAAGCTTGTTGTCAACTTTCTCTTCTACTTCCGAACAGATGAAGCAGAG ccAATTGGAGCTTTGCTGTTGGAACATTGTAAAATCACCAAAGAAGAGGAGAATGTCTTTTCAATCA GTTTCATTGAGGAGCCGGACAGGAAATACTCCTTTGAATGTGACACCGAGGAGCAATGCCAGGAGTGGATTGAGGCTCTCCGAAGAGCCAG CTACGAGTTCATGAGAAGAAGTTTGATTTTCTATCGGAATGAGATTCAGAAGATGACAGGGAAG
- the PLEKHJ1 gene encoding pleckstrin homology domain-containing family J member 1 isoform X7 → MRYSERELLSLARQPAEKAAEILMRVPKKGSVLKKRLVKLVVNFLFYFRTDEAEPIGALLLEHCKITKEEENVFSISFIEEPDRKYSFECDTEEQCQEWIEALRRASYEFMRRSLIFYRNEIQKMTGKQVEKKDNLN, encoded by the exons ATGCGCTACAGCGAGCGGGAGCTGCTGTCCCTGGCGCGGCAGCCGGCGGAGAAGGCGGCGGAGATCCTGATGCGGGTGCCCAAGAAGGGGAGCG TGCTGAAGAAACGCCTTGTGAAGCTTGTTGTCAACTTTCTCTTCTACTTCCGAACAGATGAAGCAGAG ccAATTGGAGCTTTGCTGTTGGAACATTGTAAAATCACCAAAGAAGAGGAGAATGTCTTTTCAATCA GTTTCATTGAGGAGCCGGACAGGAAATACTCCTTTGAATGTGACACCGAGGAGCAATGCCAGGAGTGGATTGAGGCTCTCCGAAGAGCCAG CTACGAGTTCATGAGAAGAAGTTTGATTTTCTATCGGAATGAGATTCAGAAGATGACAGGGAAG
- the PLEKHJ1 gene encoding pleckstrin homology domain-containing family J member 1 isoform X6: MRYSERELLSLARQPAEKAAEILMRVPKKGSVLKKRLVKLVVNFLFYFRTDEAEPIGALLLEHCKITKEEENVFSISFIEEPDRKYSFECDTEEQCQEWIEALRRASYEFMRRSLIFYRNEIQKMTGKTDNHRATQNCIL; this comes from the exons ATGCGCTACAGCGAGCGGGAGCTGCTGTCCCTGGCGCGGCAGCCGGCGGAGAAGGCGGCGGAGATCCTGATGCGGGTGCCCAAGAAGGGGAGCG TGCTGAAGAAACGCCTTGTGAAGCTTGTTGTCAACTTTCTCTTCTACTTCCGAACAGATGAAGCAGAG ccAATTGGAGCTTTGCTGTTGGAACATTGTAAAATCACCAAAGAAGAGGAGAATGTCTTTTCAATCA GTTTCATTGAGGAGCCGGACAGGAAATACTCCTTTGAATGTGACACCGAGGAGCAATGCCAGGAGTGGATTGAGGCTCTCCGAAGAGCCAG CTACGAGTTCATGAGAAGAAGTTTGATTTTCTATCGGAATGAGATTCAGAAGATGACAGGGAAG
- the PLEKHJ1 gene encoding pleckstrin homology domain-containing family J member 1 isoform X5 produces MRYSERELLSLARQPAEKAAEILMRVPKKGSVLKKRLVKLVVNFLFYFRTDEAEPIGALLLEHCKITKEEENVFSISFIEEPDRKYSFECDTEEQCQEWIEALRRASYEFMRRSLIFYRNEIQKMTGKDPLEQYGISEEARFQLGTRKL; encoded by the exons ATGCGCTACAGCGAGCGGGAGCTGCTGTCCCTGGCGCGGCAGCCGGCGGAGAAGGCGGCGGAGATCCTGATGCGGGTGCCCAAGAAGGGGAGCG TGCTGAAGAAACGCCTTGTGAAGCTTGTTGTCAACTTTCTCTTCTACTTCCGAACAGATGAAGCAGAG ccAATTGGAGCTTTGCTGTTGGAACATTGTAAAATCACCAAAGAAGAGGAGAATGTCTTTTCAATCA GTTTCATTGAGGAGCCGGACAGGAAATACTCCTTTGAATGTGACACCGAGGAGCAATGCCAGGAGTGGATTGAGGCTCTCCGAAGAGCCAG CTACGAGTTCATGAGAAGAAGTTTGATTTTCTATCGGAATGAGATTCAGAAGATGACAGGGAAG GACCCCCTGGAGCAGTACGGAATCTCCGAGGAAGCCCGATTCCAGTTGGGAACACGCAAGCTCTAA